The Triplophysa rosa linkage group LG25, Trosa_1v2, whole genome shotgun sequence genome window below encodes:
- the LOC130549227 gene encoding 5-hydroxytryptamine receptor 3A has product MKQIFLKPAKLILFSKRLMAFICLPIRSWLNWRLQAKPWTATLTCLITNFFLNSVLLRSVEALNCSQPTTKSLLQAMKEEVMSYSEARPVINLQTPTNVTVDMTLYGILGVNEKLQVLETYLWVRLTWHIEGLSWDPAECGANKISLPRETVWIPDIVINEFMDENRAPETYYVYVKSNGEVRDGKPFHVISSCKLDIYNFPFDIQNCSYTFNSYKHNVQDVRLSFFKPVKQVFQESLEVMATQGEWELIDMLGEKPEHSYEEGGWDELIVHIVLRRRAALYVVNLLIPSCFLLSVDLFSFLLPPQHVDRSSFKMTLILGYTVFLLLMNDLLPVTGNTLPLINVFFSLCLALMVTSLLETVLITNILCDSNRYPPLPKWIKILVLKYLARLLFMEQKACDQNSEANRSKILVDSNSMTEYSKKESVCSSPVSFQGRCLEEMQKLRKDLLAIRRQVEEHFSNDNRTDEWIMFGQVIDRLLFILYFIFIIVSSITIMVLWLNSSRLDKNP; this is encoded by the exons atgaaacaaatattCCTAAAACCTGCTAAACTAATCCTGTTCAGTAAGAGACTCATGGCTTTTATCTGTCTTCCAATAAGATCGTGG CTAAACTGGAGACTACAGGCTAAACCGTGGACAGCCACTCTCACCTGCCTCATCACCAACTTCTTTCTGAATT CTGTGTTACTAAGATCTGTGGAGGCATTAAACTGTTCTCAGCCAACAACAAAATCTCTCCTTCAAGCAATGAAAGAGGAAGTCATGAGCTACAGTGAAGCAAGACCGGTTATCAACCTACAAACTCCTACCAATGTCACTGTAGACATGACTCTCTATGGGATTTTAGGAGTG AATGAAAAATTACAGGTGTTGGAAACATATCTGTGGGTGAGGCTG ACTTGGCATATTGAAGGTTTAAGCTGGGATCCTGCTGAATGCGGAGCAAATAAAATCTCACTACCACGAGAGACAGTATGGATTCCAGACATTGTCATCAATGAATT CATGGATGAAAACAGAGCACCAGAAACATACTACGTGTACGTTAAGTCCAATGGTGAGGTGAGGGACGGCAAGCCATTTCATGTGATCAGCTCCTGTAAGCTGGACATCTACAACTTTCCTTTCGATATTCAGAACTGCTCGTACACTTTCAACTCTTACAAACACAATG TTCAGGATGTTCGGTTGTCCTTCTTTAAACCCGTGAAGCAAGTATTCCAGGAGTCTTTGGAAGTCATGGCGACCCAAGGAGAGTGGGAGCTAATTGACATGCTGGGAGAAAAACCCGAACACAGTTATGAAGAAGGAGGATGGGATGAACTTATTGTACAT ATTGTGTTGAGACGTCGAGCTGCGCTGTATGTGGTGAACCTCTTGATTCCTAGCTGCTTTCTGCTTTCTGTGGATCTGTTCAGCTTCTTACTGCCTCCTCAGCATGTGGATCGATCGTCCTTCAAAATGACGCTCATCTTGGGTTACACCGTATTCCTGCTGTTAATGAATGACCTCCTGCCTGTCACAGGAAACACCTTACCTCTCATAA ATGTATTCTTCTCTCTCTGCTTGGCCTTGATGGTGACAAGTCTCCTTGAAACGGTTCTCATCACTAATATCCTGTGCGATTCCAACCGTTATCCACCATTACCAAAATGGATCAAGATTCTGGTGCTTAAGTATCTTGCTCGACTTCTGTTTATGGAGCAGAAAGCTTGCGATCAAAACTCAGAAG CAAACAGATCTAAGATTCTTGTCGACAGTAACAGCATGACTGAATACTCAAAGAAAGAATCAGTTTGTTCATCCCCAGTGAGTTTCCAGGGACGGTGTCTAGAAGAGATGCAGAAGCTGAGGAAAGATCTGCTGGCTATCCGCCGTCAGGTCGAAGAACACTTCAGTAATGACAACAGGACAGATGAATGGATCATGTTTGGTCAGGTCATTGATCGTCTGCTCttcatactgtattttatttttatcattgtGAGCTCAATCACAATTATGGttctgtggttaaactcatccCGTCTAGACAAAAACCCTTAG
- the LOC130549228 gene encoding 5-hydroxytryptamine receptor 3A yields the protein MYSNQHDGATLPCLLSLLRCEEGQSGPTYESLQQVFDRKPLRPSVNLSTPTITNISFTLYAILGVNEKAQILTTFLWLRLYWFHEFLIWDPEPCDDVTRISLPVKDLWTPDIIVYEFVDDDVSQACPYVYVNHTGHIRYDRMLRLVSACNLEIFSFPFDIQNCSFTFGSYMHTIRDVRVSPALSFHEMTGNSKRYLQASGEWELVVILGEVSILKFGIDEWDIITFWVVIKRRPMLYVVNLIIPSSFLMIIDILSFYLPPHSVDRSSFKMTLILGYTVFLLIMNDLLPSTANGTPLIGIYFSVCLALMVISLLETVLITCVLHHNSMKYREVPRWVQVFVFGFLGKIICYGFPDDPFSNPPVKQDTNPWVTPSSESTSSQQTTNSSGTVTLDVPELRQISQDLRDMHSYLSVLRRQDQLQDQWCHVGYILDFLLFRIYLLIITGYALVIICMWCIWMNQ from the exons ATGTACAGCAACCAACATGACGGTGCAA CATTGCCGTGTCTGTTGAGTTTGCTTCGTTGTGAAGAGGGACAGAGTGGACCCACGTATGAGTCTCTACAGCAGGTCTTTGACAGAAAGCCCTTAAGACCTTCTGTTAACCTCAGCACCCCCACCATAACCAACATCTCCTTCACTCTATATGCTATATTAGGAGTG AACGAAAAGGCACAGATTCTCACCACCTTCCTCTGGCTCAGACTG tACTGGTTCCATGAGTTCCTCATTTGGGATCCAGAACCGTGTGATGACGTTACGAGAATTTCCCTTCCCGTGAAAGATCTCTGGACACCTGACATTATCGTTTATGAGTT TGTGGACGATGACGTGTCTCAGGCTTGCCCTTACGTTTACGTGAACCACACCGGCCACATCCGCTATGACAGGATGTTGAGGCTGGTTAGCGCCTGTAACCTTGAAATCTTTAGCTTTCCATTCGACATACAGAACTGCTCTTTCACCTTCGGCTCCTACATGCACACCA TCAGGGATGTACGTGTCAGCCCTGCCCTGTCCTTTCATGAGATGACGGGGAATTCAAAGCGTTACCTGCAGGCGAGTGGAGAGTGGGAGCTGGTGGTCATCTTGGGGGAAGTCAGCATTTTGAAATTCGGAATAGATGAATGGGACATCATCACTTTCTGG GTGGTAATAAAGCGACGACCGATGCTGTATGTGGTGAATCTGATCATACCCAGctcctttctcatgatcattgACATCCTGTCCTTCTACTTGCCACCACACAGCGTGGATCGCTCATCCTTCAAAATGACCTTGATTCTGGGCTATACTGTTTTTCTGCTCATCATGAACGACCTGCTTCCCAGCACTGCTAATGGAACACCTTTAATAG GTATCTATTTCTCAGTGTGTTTGGCGCTCATGGTCATAAGTTTACTGGAGACGGTCCTCATCACCTGTGTTCTCCATCACAACTCTATGAAGTACAGGGAGGTGCCACGCTGGGTCCaagtgtttgtgtttggcttTCTGGGCAAAATCATTTGCTACGGTTTTCCTGATGACCCTTTTTCTAACCCGCCGGTGAAACAGGACACTAATCCATGGGTCACCCCGTCTTCAGAGTCAACCTCCAGTCAACAGACAACCAACA GCTCTGGAACCGTGACTTTGGACGTACCTGAGCTCAGGCAGATCAGTCAGGATCTTCGAGATATGCATTCGTATCTGTCTGTTCTACGAAGGCAAGATCAACTACAGGACCAGTGGTGTCATGTGGGTTACATCCTGGACTTCCTTCTGTTTCGCATTTATCTGCTGATCATCACGGGCTATGCGCTTGTGATTATATGCATGTGGTGCATCTGGATGAATCAGTGA